The Bacteroidota bacterium genome includes a window with the following:
- a CDS encoding IS110 family transposase — MKNQYTHYLGVDVSKKTLDLALVTQGDLSTMEHCQVDNTLRGIRKLTGWLKGKGVAPSELLVCMEYTGIYNRPLVNHLLKEAIALWLELPISIKRSLGLQRGKSDKLDAMRIAEYAVRFHDKARLWQPSSQSLLRLKDLLALRQRLIKCIQMLKVPIRELKAIGEKSSAAALERHCKEPLRKLEQEQKRLEENLRELIGQDRSLNSNYELLQTVPGIGPVAAIELIASTNNFLHYDNPKQLACYAGCAPFPNSSGTSLHGRSRVSKMANMRLKAVLTLGVWSQIKRKAGTISSYYQRKIQQGKAPYQAINAARNKILHLALAVVRTQQPYDPNYQNRCAA, encoded by the coding sequence ATGAAAAACCAGTACACACATTATCTGGGAGTGGACGTGTCCAAGAAGACGTTGGACCTGGCCCTGGTCACCCAGGGAGACCTCAGTACGATGGAGCATTGTCAGGTGGACAATACGCTCCGGGGAATCCGCAAGCTGACAGGCTGGCTCAAGGGCAAAGGCGTGGCCCCATCGGAACTGTTGGTCTGCATGGAGTACACGGGCATTTACAATCGTCCGCTGGTAAATCACCTGCTCAAGGAAGCAATCGCCCTTTGGTTGGAGCTTCCCATCTCGATCAAGCGGTCGCTGGGTCTTCAACGCGGCAAGAGTGACAAGCTGGATGCTATGCGCATTGCTGAGTACGCAGTACGGTTCCATGACAAGGCCCGGCTTTGGCAGCCTTCCTCACAGAGCCTGTTGCGCCTGAAGGACCTGCTGGCACTGCGTCAGCGTTTGATCAAGTGTATTCAAATGCTGAAGGTTCCGATCCGCGAGTTGAAGGCCATTGGGGAAAAGTCTTCGGCCGCTGCACTTGAACGACACTGCAAAGAGCCCCTGCGTAAGCTGGAGCAAGAGCAAAAGAGGCTTGAAGAGAACCTGCGGGAACTCATCGGGCAGGATCGTAGTCTGAACAGTAATTACGAACTGCTGCAAACAGTTCCCGGCATTGGGCCTGTGGCGGCGATTGAACTCATTGCCAGTACGAATAACTTCCTGCATTACGATAATCCCAAGCAACTGGCCTGCTATGCCGGGTGCGCCCCCTTCCCTAATAGTTCCGGTACAAGTCTTCATGGCCGAAGCCGAGTGAGCAAAATGGCGAACATGCGACTCAAGGCCGTACTTACCCTTGGAGTATGGTCGCAGATAAAACGCAAAGCCGGCACAATCAGCTCATACTACCAACGCAAGATCCAGCAGGGCAAAGCTCCGTATCAGGCAATCAATGCAGCACGAAACAAGATCCTGCACCTGGCCTTAGCCGTGGTGAGAACCCAGCAACCTTACGACCCCAACTACCAAAACCGTTGCGCAGCGTAA
- a CDS encoding HAMP domain-containing histidine kinase: MRLLNITNRYYLVTSVVLLLVSSAFLSYRVFYVVDKEIAEHMLIKKSRIEEQIASQPFLQDRPFQFGDLVEVTPIERFTSFRVYLKDTALYDAYEEDLVPFRVLSYEQQINKKAYRIRIWDRGTQNKELWRGMVYTILLVGIDIVALFYFLNRFFSTRIWRPLYQAIAMLQRFDVQRNSKLRFLFSNVDEFNTLNNELIRLTDKVTRDYRNLREFTENMSHETQTPLAIIRSKLEIIMQSDNLTPEQMNQVRSALDSVNRLSKMNRGLILLTRIENEQYAEEQHVPLGKLIRKQLGDLDMFIESRELKVRDEIDERVFLLMNPYLADILITNLLSNAIKYNKEGGELLVRLTASELVVGNSGDPLPIPGSQIFERFKKGNQADSVGLGLAIVKRICDHSELEVHYDYLDDRHLFILRFSAERVFQSDRA, encoded by the coding sequence ATGAGGCTGCTCAACATCACCAACCGGTATTACCTGGTTACCTCGGTGGTGTTGCTCCTGGTCAGCTCCGCGTTCCTCTCGTACCGTGTGTTTTACGTGGTCGACAAGGAGATCGCCGAGCACATGCTCATCAAGAAATCGCGCATTGAAGAGCAGATCGCCTCGCAACCGTTTCTGCAGGACCGGCCGTTCCAGTTCGGCGACCTGGTCGAGGTCACGCCGATCGAGCGCTTTACGTCCTTTCGCGTTTACCTGAAGGATACCGCCCTGTACGACGCCTATGAAGAGGACCTGGTCCCGTTCCGGGTGCTCTCGTATGAACAGCAGATCAACAAGAAGGCGTACCGGATCCGCATCTGGGACAGGGGCACGCAGAACAAAGAACTGTGGCGCGGCATGGTGTACACCATCCTGCTGGTCGGCATCGACATCGTCGCGTTGTTTTACTTCCTCAACCGTTTTTTCTCGACACGTATCTGGCGACCTCTTTACCAGGCCATCGCTATGCTGCAACGATTCGACGTGCAGCGCAACAGTAAACTGCGATTCCTGTTTTCCAATGTCGACGAGTTCAATACGCTGAACAACGAGCTCATCCGCCTCACCGACAAGGTGACCCGCGACTACCGCAACCTGCGGGAGTTCACAGAGAACATGTCGCACGAAACGCAGACACCGCTCGCGATCATTCGCTCCAAGCTGGAGATCATCATGCAGTCCGATAACCTCACGCCGGAGCAGATGAACCAGGTCCGCAGCGCGCTCGATTCGGTGAATCGCCTGTCGAAGATGAACCGCGGACTCATCCTGCTCACGCGTATCGAGAACGAGCAATATGCGGAGGAGCAACACGTGCCGCTCGGCAAGTTGATCCGGAAGCAACTGGGCGACCTCGATATGTTCATCGAATCAAGGGAACTGAAAGTGCGCGACGAGATCGACGAACGGGTATTCCTGCTGATGAATCCCTACCTGGCCGACATCCTGATCACCAATCTGCTCTCGAACGCCATCAAGTACAACAAAGAAGGAGGAGAGCTGCTCGTCCGCCTTACCGCCTCGGAACTGGTGGTCGGCAACAGCGGCGATCCATTGCCGATCCCGGGTAGTCAGATCTTCGAACGCTTCAAAAAGGGCAACCAGGCCGATTCCGTCGGACTGGGCCTGGCCATCGTAAAACGCATCTGCGACCATTCCGAATTGGAAGTTCATTACGATTACCTCGACGACCGGCACCTGTTCATCCTCCGCTTCTCGGCCGAGCGAGTCTTCCAATCCGACAGGGCGTGA
- a CDS encoding response regulator transcription factor, with the protein MKVLIVEDEQELLNSMLVYLRDIGMECRQAQNLQDAIREIESASFDCIVLDIGLPDGSGLRVIEEMQKKEHQTSILIVSARNSLDDRLTGLNIGADDYITKPFHMPELGARIKSVFRRRSSQGRRELVFHELKVVPDEMMMYVNDKMISLTKKEHELLMYLVSNPNKVLSKEAIAEHLWGDHADMADSFDFIYSHIKNLRKKIIDSGGRDYIKSVYGVGYKFTGE; encoded by the coding sequence ATGAAAGTATTGATCGTCGAGGATGAACAGGAGTTGTTGAATTCAATGTTGGTTTACCTGCGGGATATCGGTATGGAATGCCGGCAGGCCCAAAATCTCCAGGACGCGATTCGTGAGATCGAGAGCGCATCCTTCGACTGCATCGTGCTGGATATCGGCCTGCCCGATGGAAGCGGTCTACGAGTCATCGAGGAGATGCAGAAAAAGGAACACCAGACCAGTATCCTAATCGTTTCCGCACGGAATTCACTGGACGACCGGCTGACCGGCCTCAACATCGGGGCGGACGATTACATCACCAAACCGTTCCATATGCCGGAACTGGGTGCCCGTATCAAATCGGTGTTCCGTCGTCGTTCCTCGCAGGGGCGTCGGGAATTAGTCTTCCATGAACTCAAAGTCGTGCCGGACGAGATGATGATGTATGTGAACGACAAGATGATCAGCCTCACGAAAAAAGAGCATGAATTACTCATGTACCTGGTCAGCAACCCGAACAAGGTGTTGAGCAAGGAAGCCATCGCGGAGCACTTGTGGGGGGATCATGCCGACATGGCCGACTCCTTCGATTTCATCTACAGCCACATCAAGAACCTGCGCAAGAAAATCATCGATAGCGGCGGACGCGATTATATCAAGTCGGTCTACGGTGTCGGTTACAAATTCACCGGAGAATGA
- a CDS encoding T9SS type A sorting domain-containing protein, protein MKKYFLLMVLPIAAFIVFTAETASDNGKAGYTGSPNELLCDDCHDAYTINTGGGSVVLSSANMNNWEYVPGQTYNMTLTVARSGSPLFGLGLEALDASNANAGTLTITDAASTQIKSKLVGSVTRRNVVHQLDGGATPNSKDFNFAWTAPATDIGPVTFYFSGVASNADGDETIGDYVYDGVQVINPASTTGIGKTDTPASVCFPNPASNQISVRVNGTTSVRLINSEGREVRSLQPLETGSQVITLDQLDVLPRGLYFLELQQAGTRQLEKVILQ, encoded by the coding sequence ATGAAAAAGTATTTTTTACTGATGGTATTGCCCATTGCGGCATTCATCGTCTTTACAGCTGAAACCGCCAGCGACAACGGAAAAGCCGGTTACACGGGCTCTCCCAACGAGCTGTTGTGCGACGATTGCCACGATGCCTACACCATCAATACCGGTGGCGGCTCTGTAGTTCTTAGCAGCGCCAACATGAACAACTGGGAATATGTCCCGGGTCAGACCTATAACATGACGCTGACGGTCGCCCGAAGCGGCAGCCCGTTGTTCGGACTGGGCCTCGAAGCGCTGGATGCATCCAATGCCAATGCCGGTACACTCACGATTACGGATGCAGCGTCCACGCAGATCAAATCGAAACTGGTCGGCTCCGTTACCCGACGCAATGTGGTGCATCAGCTCGATGGCGGCGCAACGCCAAACAGCAAGGATTTCAATTTCGCGTGGACAGCTCCGGCTACCGACATCGGTCCCGTTACATTCTACTTTTCCGGCGTTGCTTCCAACGCCGACGGTGATGAAACCATTGGCGATTATGTCTATGATGGCGTACAGGTGATCAACCCGGCCAGCACAACTGGAATCGGTAAGACCGATACCCCGGCCAGTGTTTGCTTCCCCAATCCGGCTTCCAACCAGATTTCGGTCCGAGTAAATGGCACGACCAGTGTACGCCTGATCAATTCAGAGGGCCGCGAGGTCCGTAGCTTACAACCGCTAGAAACGGGATCGCAGGTGATCACCCTCGATCAACTGGATGTCCTGCCGCGCGGTTTGTATTTCCTCGAACTTCAACAGGCTGGAACACGCCAGCTTGAAAAAGTAATACTACAATGA
- a CDS encoding DUF1223 domain-containing protein — translation MPTARQEMRSFREVIREARKAKQPVIGLAFHVDYWNKGSWKDPFSRNAFTFRQENYSRAFPQKELYTPQLIVNGRAQMTASSRDSVKAAIKKALISSGDPGFRLQVDSVLRDTLFLTAITPKPGVNWVVRVAVTEDGLKSEVKAGPNNGKILEHDAVVRLWYSTGAKSKSLAVKVPLKGLKLNDRMRLVGLLQEKKTMKILGASESGFD, via the coding sequence ATGCCAACAGCCCGGCAGGAGATGCGGTCTTTCAGGGAAGTGATCCGTGAGGCGCGAAAGGCGAAACAACCGGTCATCGGCCTTGCTTTTCACGTCGATTACTGGAACAAGGGAAGTTGGAAGGATCCCTTCAGCCGCAACGCCTTTACTTTCCGGCAGGAGAATTATTCTCGGGCATTCCCGCAGAAGGAATTGTACACCCCGCAGTTGATTGTCAATGGCCGTGCGCAGATGACAGCCTCGTCACGCGATTCCGTCAAAGCCGCCATCAAGAAAGCGCTGATCAGTTCCGGCGATCCCGGATTTCGACTGCAAGTGGATTCCGTATTGCGGGATACGCTATTCCTCACGGCTATTACGCCGAAGCCCGGAGTGAATTGGGTGGTACGGGTCGCAGTTACGGAAGACGGACTGAAAAGCGAAGTAAAAGCCGGTCCTAACAATGGAAAGATCCTGGAACACGATGCCGTGGTCAGGCTCTGGTATTCCACCGGTGCGAAGTCGAAATCACTTGCGGTGAAGGTGCCTTTGAAAGGACTGAAGCTGAACGATCGGATGCGCCTGGTAGGATTGCTGCAGGAGAAGAAAACGATGAAAATTCTGGGGGCGAGCGAGTCGGGATTCGACTGA
- a CDS encoding amidohydrolase encodes MLKIDIHTHILPSELPDFRKKFGYGGFVSLEHHKPCCARMMIDGKFFREIQDNCWDPEVRMRECAHHQVGVQVLSTIPVMFSYWAQPQDALDLSMFLNDHIADIVQRYPKRFIGLGTIPLQAPELAIRELERCMKIGLAGVQIGSHINDWNLNEPALFPVFEAAQELGAAIFVHPWDMMGKEKMNKYWLPWLVGMPAETSLAICSMIFGGIFERLPRLRVAFAHGGGSFPATFGRIEHGFRVRPDLVAVDNSESPRKYLKQFWLDSLVHDPVMLDYLVRFMGPERIALGTDYPFPLGELEPGKLIGEMPYSNDIKERLLHGSALEWLGLEKRLFA; translated from the coding sequence ATGCTAAAAATTGACATCCACACGCATATCCTGCCGTCGGAGCTCCCCGACTTTCGCAAAAAGTTCGGATACGGCGGCTTCGTTTCTCTGGAGCACCATAAGCCCTGTTGCGCCAGGATGATGATCGACGGAAAATTCTTTCGCGAGATCCAGGACAACTGCTGGGATCCCGAAGTCCGCATGCGCGAGTGCGCCCATCACCAGGTCGGCGTGCAGGTGTTGTCGACCATTCCGGTCATGTTCAGTTATTGGGCGCAACCGCAGGACGCGCTCGACCTTTCCATGTTCCTGAACGATCACATCGCGGATATCGTGCAGCGCTATCCGAAGCGTTTCATCGGCCTTGGAACCATCCCGCTGCAAGCACCGGAGCTTGCGATTCGGGAGCTGGAGCGTTGTATGAAGATCGGGTTGGCAGGAGTTCAGATCGGCTCGCATATCAACGACTGGAACCTCAACGAGCCGGCCTTGTTTCCGGTCTTTGAAGCGGCGCAGGAACTGGGTGCCGCGATCTTCGTGCATCCCTGGGACATGATGGGCAAGGAGAAGATGAACAAGTACTGGCTGCCCTGGCTCGTCGGCATGCCGGCGGAAACATCCCTGGCCATTTGCTCCATGATCTTCGGCGGCATCTTTGAACGCCTGCCACGCCTGCGCGTTGCCTTTGCGCACGGCGGCGGATCGTTCCCCGCGACCTTTGGCAGGATCGAGCATGGCTTTCGTGTTCGTCCCGATCTGGTAGCGGTAGACAATTCTGAATCTCCGCGCAAGTACCTGAAACAATTCTGGCTGGACTCACTCGTTCACGACCCGGTGATGCTGGATTATCTTGTCCGTTTCATGGGGCCGGAGAGGATCGCGCTTGGAACAGATTATCCCTTTCCGCTCGGTGAATTGGAGCCTGGTAAATTGATCGGCGAGATGCCTTATTCCAACGACATCAAAGAACGGCTGCTGCATGGCTCGGCCTTGGAATGGCTCGGATTGGAAAAACGCCTGTTTGCATAG
- a CDS encoding tetratricopeptide repeat protein, which produces MSKKLTRKEKIAQQQQSAQPSKRQQAAELQQQQRSRNWAGLIVAIVAFLVYANTFQHGWALDDWGVIPDNKLTKRGISAIPEIMSTTYRTGMDVSDHTLYRPLSKATFAIEWSISPDNPSLGHIDNVLLYALTCFLLFRVLLLCFPRSLFIPFAIALLYAVHPLHTEVIANVKSRDEILSMLFFLLTLRSALLYARGGKWQHLPILALSFFAALLSKESAITYLAAVPLALYFFSEAKGSHYRGVMVSMAVPAVLFLLIRASILGQYQSAPYAMVDNHLIGIKDFVTQRTSAIYLLGVYLYKHFIPHPLICDGSYAAFDPAGPGDWKFILSFLIHIGALVYAIMNFKKRDPIAFGILFYFVTISIISNVLMLIGTNYAERLLFVPSLGWCIVVAVLLDRLAGWLSPQSGTTPVPLVLTALVVLGFSSLTLARNQDWHDETRLFNTDLKKVPRSAHMRFYVGNHISAEDYLTTLPDSAAIKAALVESIAQLDTAISIWEPYGDAWQRRAYNKYVLNNYPAAEQDFIRALEINPTNPVAHNNYGNLLFNTRRYDLALQHFEQAVKYNPRYSHAWNNLASVYGVYGEGAREQAMNNPAERDRYMADARQKWETAIGFFKKAIEQEADYAVPYRMLGFTYRNLGDEAMANKYFREADEIAKKKANAKN; this is translated from the coding sequence GTGAGCAAGAAACTTACCCGTAAAGAGAAGATCGCGCAACAACAGCAATCTGCGCAACCTTCCAAGCGCCAGCAGGCAGCCGAGTTGCAACAACAACAGCGATCCCGTAACTGGGCCGGGTTGATCGTCGCGATCGTCGCGTTCCTGGTCTATGCCAACACCTTTCAACACGGCTGGGCGCTGGATGACTGGGGCGTCATTCCCGACAACAAGCTGACCAAGCGGGGCATCTCCGCCATTCCGGAGATCATGAGCACCACCTACCGTACGGGCATGGACGTCTCCGACCACACGTTATATCGTCCGCTCTCGAAAGCGACCTTCGCAATCGAGTGGAGCATTTCCCCTGACAACCCTTCACTGGGACACATCGACAACGTCCTGCTCTATGCACTGACTTGTTTCCTGTTGTTCCGCGTATTGCTGCTCTGTTTCCCGCGATCGCTTTTTATCCCGTTCGCGATCGCGTTGTTGTATGCGGTCCATCCCCTGCACACGGAGGTGATCGCCAATGTGAAGAGCCGCGACGAGATTCTCAGCATGCTGTTCTTCCTGCTGACACTCCGCTCGGCTTTGTTGTATGCCCGCGGTGGCAAATGGCAGCACCTGCCGATACTGGCGCTTTCTTTCTTCGCGGCACTGTTGTCGAAGGAATCGGCGATCACCTATCTCGCCGCCGTGCCGCTGGCGTTGTACTTTTTCTCGGAAGCGAAGGGTAGCCACTATCGCGGGGTCATGGTCTCCATGGCGGTACCGGCGGTATTGTTCCTCCTGATCCGGGCCAGTATTCTCGGGCAGTATCAATCTGCACCGTATGCAATGGTGGATAACCACCTCATCGGGATCAAGGACTTTGTCACCCAGCGTACCTCGGCGATCTATCTCCTGGGCGTTTATCTGTACAAGCATTTTATCCCACACCCGCTTATCTGTGACGGATCCTACGCGGCCTTCGATCCGGCGGGTCCCGGCGATTGGAAGTTCATCCTGTCATTCCTGATTCACATCGGCGCGTTGGTTTACGCGATCATGAATTTCAAAAAGCGCGACCCCATCGCCTTCGGTATCCTGTTCTACTTTGTTACAATCTCCATCATTTCCAACGTGCTGATGCTCATCGGGACCAACTATGCCGAACGCCTGTTGTTTGTCCCTTCACTGGGTTGGTGCATCGTCGTAGCGGTGTTACTGGATCGGCTTGCCGGCTGGTTGAGTCCGCAGTCGGGGACAACCCCGGTACCCCTGGTGCTGACAGCCCTGGTCGTACTCGGATTTTCCTCGCTGACCCTGGCACGCAACCAGGATTGGCACGACGAGACGAGACTCTTCAATACCGATCTGAAAAAAGTACCACGCAGCGCGCACATGCGGTTCTATGTGGGGAATCATATTTCAGCGGAAGACTATCTAACCACACTTCCGGACTCGGCAGCTATCAAAGCCGCGTTAGTCGAATCGATCGCGCAGCTCGACACCGCCATTTCGATCTGGGAACCGTACGGCGATGCCTGGCAACGCCGCGCATATAACAAGTACGTGCTGAACAATTATCCTGCAGCCGAGCAGGATTTTATCCGGGCGCTCGAGATCAACCCCACCAACCCGGTGGCGCACAACAACTACGGCAATCTCCTGTTCAACACGCGGAGGTATGATCTGGCTCTGCAACATTTCGAACAGGCCGTCAAATACAATCCCAGATATTCGCACGCGTGGAACAACCTGGCCAGCGTTTACGGTGTCTATGGTGAAGGGGCCCGCGAGCAGGCGATGAACAATCCTGCCGAACGCGACCGCTATATGGCGGATGCCAGACAAAAGTGGGAAACAGCGATCGGCTTTTTCAAGAAAGCGATCGAGCAAGAGGCGGATTATGCGGTACCCTACCGCATGTTGGGTTTCACGTATCGGAACCTGGGCGATGAAGCCATGGCAAACAAGTATTTCCGGGAGGCTGATGAAATAGCCAAGAAGAAGGCCAATGCTAAAAATTGA
- a CDS encoding 3-hydroxyanthranilate 3,4-dioxygenase, producing MPVTRPFNFKQWIDEHRHLLKPPVMNQVVYQPNQDFIVMVVGGPNSRKDYHYNETEEFFYQREGDIVVKIIDDGKPVNIPIKEGEIFLLPARTPHSPQRGPNTVGLVMEVQRRPGMKDGLQWYCESCHQLLHEEYFDLEDIVDQLAKAMTAFYEDKQKRTCKHCGAVMEPPVPVK from the coding sequence ATGCCCGTAACCCGCCCGTTCAACTTCAAACAATGGATCGACGAACACCGTCACCTGCTCAAGCCGCCGGTGATGAATCAGGTCGTCTATCAGCCCAACCAGGATTTCATTGTCATGGTCGTTGGCGGCCCCAACAGCCGCAAGGATTACCATTACAACGAGACGGAAGAGTTTTTCTATCAGCGCGAGGGCGACATCGTGGTCAAGATCATCGACGACGGCAAGCCGGTGAACATTCCGATCAAGGAAGGCGAGATCTTTCTTCTGCCGGCCAGAACTCCGCATTCACCGCAGCGAGGTCCCAATACGGTCGGGCTGGTCATGGAAGTGCAGCGACGTCCGGGCATGAAGGACGGCCTCCAATGGTATTGCGAAAGCTGCCACCAATTGCTGCACGAGGAGTACTTTGATCTGGAAGACATCGTCGATCAGTTGGCGAAAGCCATGACGGCCTTTTACGAGGATAAACAAAAACGTACCTGTAAACATTGCGGAGCCGTCATGGAGCCGCCTGTACCCGTGAAATAA
- a CDS encoding T9SS type A sorting domain-containing protein, with amino-acid sequence MTRSLSIKTDSTGLWLLFMLFLFPSFLFAQREYAVCDSTFHVLNADSTLIAGRYSLYLETTAGTSLVHDFSLPDPDQYIRDFDIVAPNRWFTLVGSRYIGGPTTLWRSDDSGNSWQVDSSFCAAARNTDPSPNYWNSVNQLQHFGTDTLTLFLGYYQSGVAYSIDGGASWTNWMQNLITHYHAFFQCDTTYYLFGLEGDAFRSWAFPIPRYKLFRNDSLVNFQIFGGTGDHPFCSNGDSSCFFVPGSLNRCGQYHYMRDYIDSLCQLTTGIDAVNFSDADGLFVFPNPGNGLFGIRFPGDWVGVANVTINDLAGRTVRSDRLPVSVNTTLDLSSLPAGTYLLRLDNNGDFRFGKLLKY; translated from the coding sequence ATGACACGAAGCTTGTCCATTAAAACCGACAGTACGGGTCTTTGGTTGCTTTTTATGCTCTTCCTTTTCCCCAGTTTCCTCTTCGCCCAACGCGAATACGCCGTCTGCGATTCGACCTTTCATGTGCTGAATGCGGATTCGACGCTCATTGCCGGTCGGTATTCACTTTACCTGGAAACCACTGCCGGCACCAGCCTGGTACACGATTTCAGTCTGCCGGATCCGGATCAATACATCCGCGACTTCGATATTGTAGCGCCGAACCGTTGGTTCACACTTGTCGGCAGCCGATACATCGGCGGTCCGACGACGCTTTGGCGCTCGGATGATAGCGGGAATTCCTGGCAGGTGGATTCCTCTTTCTGTGCGGCCGCAAGGAATACGGACCCTTCGCCGAATTACTGGAACTCGGTCAACCAGTTGCAGCATTTCGGTACGGATACATTGACCCTGTTTCTGGGTTATTACCAGTCGGGCGTGGCTTATTCCATTGATGGAGGTGCCAGTTGGACCAACTGGATGCAAAACCTGATCACGCATTACCACGCATTTTTCCAGTGCGACACCACGTATTATCTCTTCGGACTGGAAGGTGATGCCTTCCGTTCGTGGGCCTTTCCTATCCCGCGTTATAAGCTCTTCCGGAACGATTCGCTTGTCAACTTCCAGATCTTCGGCGGTACGGGCGATCATCCCTTCTGCTCGAATGGCGACAGCAGTTGTTTTTTCGTGCCCGGCAGTTTGAACCGTTGCGGACAGTATCACTACATGCGCGACTACATCGACAGCCTTTGCCAGCTAACGACCGGAATCGACGCGGTGAATTTCTCCGATGCTGACGGGCTGTTCGTGTTTCCGAATCCCGGCAACGGCTTATTCGGGATCCGATTTCCCGGCGACTGGGTTGGAGTAGCCAATGTGACCATCAACGATCTGGCTGGTCGAACGGTACGATCCGATCGCCTTCCGGTTTCGGTCAACACCACCCTTGACCTTAGCTCCCTTCCGGCCGGGACCTATTTGCTGCGCCTGGACAATAACGGGGATTTCAGGTTCGGAAAACTTCTGAAGTATTAA
- a CDS encoding GyrI-like domain-containing protein, whose translation MSIQPEIRTIPSFRLIGMSQRQSLVQNTTAALWKRFMPRRGELRSMNQGVLYSLEVYDGLDHFAVFDPAREFTKWAAVEVGLQEAVPDGMNELEVPGGRYAVFLYRGRASKGADLYRYIFTQWLPGYGYSLDDRPHFARMDERYKGEAEDSEEEIWVPVR comes from the coding sequence ATGTCCATACAGCCTGAAATCCGTACCATTCCATCCTTTCGCCTCATCGGCATGTCTCAGCGGCAGTCGCTGGTCCAAAACACTACGGCCGCATTGTGGAAACGCTTCATGCCCCGCCGGGGCGAGCTTCGGTCGATGAACCAAGGCGTGTTGTATTCGCTGGAGGTCTACGATGGCCTGGATCATTTCGCAGTATTTGATCCGGCCAGGGAATTCACGAAGTGGGCCGCGGTGGAAGTCGGACTACAGGAAGCGGTTCCCGATGGGATGAACGAATTGGAAGTGCCAGGCGGTCGATATGCGGTCTTCTTGTATCGTGGCCGCGCTTCTAAAGGCGCGGACCTGTACCGCTACATCTTTACCCAATGGCTCCCCGGCTACGGCTATTCGCTCGATGACCGACCGCACTTCGCCCGGATGGATGAGCGCTATAAGGGAGAAGCCGAGGATTCGGAAGAGGAGATCTGGGTGCCGGTGCGATAG
- a CDS encoding SDR family oxidoreductase, giving the protein MNLDLRGKKALVCGSTQGIGKAAALELALLGATVTLLARNESDLKKTCGELSSVFHQKHDYLVADFSKPEELRASVERYLRSTGTVHILINNTGGPPGGPITEAKTEEFIQAFSNHLVCNHILAQAVLPGMKEAGYGRIVNVISTSVKQPLKGLGVSNTVRAAVANWSKTLAGEVAKYGITVNNVLPGATNTQRLRSLIDAKAQKTGQHPDEIKAEMVHEVPMARFAEASEIANAIAFLASPAAAYITGINVPVDGGRTSCL; this is encoded by the coding sequence ATGAATCTCGATCTGCGCGGTAAGAAAGCCCTTGTATGCGGTAGTACGCAGGGTATCGGAAAAGCGGCAGCGCTGGAACTTGCGCTGCTCGGTGCCACGGTTACCTTACTTGCGCGCAACGAATCCGATCTCAAAAAGACCTGCGGCGAGCTGTCATCGGTCTTTCATCAGAAGCACGATTATCTGGTCGCCGATTTTTCCAAACCCGAAGAACTCCGGGCATCGGTCGAGCGCTATCTGCGCAGCACGGGTACCGTGCACATTCTGATCAACAATACAGGCGGACCTCCGGGCGGACCCATCACCGAAGCGAAGACGGAAGAATTCATCCAGGCGTTTTCCAATCACCTGGTGTGCAATCACATCCTGGCCCAGGCCGTATTGCCCGGCATGAAAGAAGCGGGTTATGGGCGCATCGTCAATGTGATTTCTACCTCGGTCAAGCAACCGCTGAAAGGTCTGGGCGTTTCCAACACCGTGCGCGCCGCGGTAGCGAACTGGTCAAAGACATTGGCCGGTGAAGTCGCGAAGTACGGCATCACCGTCAACAACGTCCTGCCCGGCGCCACCAACACCCAACGCCTGCGCAGTCTGATCGACGCCAAAGCCCAAAAAACCGGACAGCATCCCGACGAAATCAAAGCTGAAATGGTCCATGAAGTCCCGATGGCCCGCTTCGCCGAAGCTTCCGAGATCGCCAACGCCATTGCCTTCCTCGCCAGCCCCGCCGCCGCGTACATCACGGGCATCAACGTGCCGGTGGACGGAGGAAGGACTTCGTGTTTGTAG